A window of Juglans regia cultivar Chandler chromosome 7, Walnut 2.0, whole genome shotgun sequence contains these coding sequences:
- the LOC108982814 gene encoding uncharacterized protein LOC108982814, with protein sequence MDVGHVIPSRPWLFDLDVTIHGRSISCSFVFNGEKIHLNPLPPKPVGSQQAKKIVEQKGLNIVNPTEFERTLVGDSVVFTVVVMEVPMESPIVAPAEVQSFLQKMNPTEHAKLQRQVDKVLYKGFIRDSLSPCAVPALLTPKKYGSWRMYIEA encoded by the exons ATGGATGTTGGTCATGTCATTCCTAGTAGGCCTTGGCTGTTCGATTTGGATGTGACCATCCATGGTCGATCTATttcatgttcctttgtgtttaatggagAGAAGATTCATCTTAATCCTTTACCCCCAAAACCTGTTGGCTCACAGCAAGCAAAGAAAATTGTGGAACAGAAAGGGTTAAATATCGTCAACCCTACGGAGTTTGAGCGTACACTCGTGGGTGATTCTGTTGTGTTTACAGTGGTTGTTATGGAGGTTCCAATGGAGTCTCCAATAGTGGCCCCTGCTGAGGTCCAGTCGTTTCTTCAGAA GATGAATCCCACTGAACATGCTAAGCTTCAAAGGCAAGTGGATAAAGTCCTTTACAAAGGATTTATCCGTGACAGTTTAAGTCCTTGTGCAGTTCCTGCCCTTTTGACTCCTAAGAAATATGGCTCTTGGAGGATGTACATTGAAGCATAA